A region from the Halanaerobiales bacterium genome encodes:
- a CDS encoding M42 family metallopeptidase, translating to MKKLIKEITSVFGPSGDEEKIRKYIKKQINNYVDNVYEDNLGNLIAVKKGKSNGKKIMFAAHMDQIALMITHIDEDGFLRFTNVGGVGHNFLPGTPIVFADGTIGTIGVEKLENINDLEMSKLYIDIGANNQQEAEKIVGIGDTAIYAPNFSENNNRVISNYHDDRIGCVVLIEAIKNIQDNNNELYFVFSTQEEVGLRGAKTAAYQIEPDIGIAVDVTATGDTPESHIMDVSLGEGAAIKIKDNSTITHPLVKDLLIKECKNNSINYQFEVLEFGGTDAGAIHLTKGGIPSGTISIPTRYVHTPTEMVDLSDVKASIELVTALSKSIF from the coding sequence ATGAAAAAATTAATAAAAGAAATAACTTCTGTTTTTGGCCCTTCAGGTGATGAAGAAAAAATAAGAAAATATATTAAAAAACAGATTAATAATTATGTTGATAATGTTTATGAAGATAACCTTGGTAATTTAATTGCAGTTAAAAAAGGTAAAAGTAATGGTAAAAAAATTATGTTTGCTGCCCATATGGATCAAATAGCCTTAATGATAACTCATATAGATGAAGATGGTTTTTTAAGATTTACCAATGTGGGAGGCGTTGGGCATAATTTTCTACCTGGTACACCTATAGTTTTTGCAGATGGAACTATAGGAACTATAGGAGTAGAAAAATTGGAAAATATTAATGATCTGGAAATGAGTAAATTATATATTGATATAGGGGCAAATAACCAGCAAGAAGCTGAAAAAATAGTAGGAATAGGTGATACTGCTATATATGCTCCTAATTTTTCTGAAAATAATAATAGGGTTATTTCTAATTATCATGATGACAGAATCGGATGTGTAGTATTAATTGAAGCAATAAAAAATATTCAAGATAATAATAATGAATTATATTTTGTTTTTTCAACCCAGGAAGAAGTAGGTCTTAGAGGAGCTAAAACAGCTGCTTATCAAATAGAACCTGATATTGGAATAGCTGTTGACGTAACAGCGACTGGAGATACACCTGAATCACACATTATGGATGTTTCTTTAGGAGAAGGGGCTGCTATAAAAATCAAAGATAATTCAACTATTACTCATCCATTAGTAAAAGATTTGCTTATAAAAGAATGTAAAAATAATTCAATAAATTATCAATTTGAAGTTTTAGAATTTGGTGGAACCGATGCAGGTGCCATACATTTAACTAAAGGTGGAATTCCATCAGGTACAATATCTATACCAACCAGGTATGTTCATACCCCTACAGAAATGGTGGACTTATCTGATGTAAAAGCAAGTATAGAATTAGTAACTGCTCTTAGTAAATCAATATTTTAA
- a CDS encoding M42 family metallopeptidase — protein MLLKRLSEASGVSSNESEVRDIIKDNIEDKVDELWTDVMGNLIAVKGKKKKGKKVLLSAHMDEVGLMITGIESNGLLNFRPVGNIDKRSLVSKPVIVGNDKINGVIGSKAIHLQKSSERNNPIPWSNLYIDIGTSSKKEAKKYIELGDFVSFKTKFKQLGINHAKGKAFDDRVGCSVIIDLLKYEYDFPLYVVFSVQEEVGLRGAGRAAFDIEPSMALIIESTSASDVPESEDYEFSSSLDKGPALTIMDKSLISNKKIIQGIINTSKQNDIPYQIKKSNTGGTDAGEISLTKEGIPSAVISLPSRYIHSPVSLISLKDYDYLKKLIKLYLQDLNKGEF, from the coding sequence ATGTTATTAAAAAGATTGTCTGAAGCTTCTGGAGTATCTAGTAATGAATCAGAAGTTAGAGATATAATTAAAGATAATATTGAAGATAAAGTTGATGAATTATGGACTGATGTAATGGGAAATTTAATTGCTGTTAAAGGTAAAAAAAAGAAAGGAAAAAAGGTGTTATTAAGCGCACATATGGATGAAGTAGGCTTAATGATAACAGGAATAGAAAGTAATGGGTTGTTAAATTTTCGACCCGTAGGTAATATAGATAAAAGATCTCTTGTATCCAAACCTGTAATTGTTGGAAATGATAAGATAAATGGTGTAATTGGATCAAAAGCAATACATCTTCAAAAAAGCTCAGAAAGAAATAACCCAATTCCCTGGAGTAACTTATATATTGATATTGGAACTTCAAGTAAAAAAGAAGCTAAAAAGTATATTGAATTAGGTGATTTTGTTAGTTTTAAAACTAAATTTAAACAATTAGGAATTAATCATGCAAAAGGAAAAGCTTTTGATGACAGAGTTGGTTGTTCTGTAATCATTGATTTATTAAAATATGAATATGATTTTCCTTTATATGTTGTTTTTTCAGTACAGGAAGAAGTAGGCTTAAGAGGTGCAGGACGTGCTGCTTTTGATATTGAACCTTCAATGGCTTTAATAATTGAATCTACTTCTGCTTCTGATGTTCCTGAAAGTGAAGACTACGAATTCTCTTCATCACTAGATAAAGGACCAGCTTTAACTATAATGGATAAATCCTTGATTAGTAATAAAAAAATAATTCAGGGGATAATTAATACTTCTAAACAAAATGATATACCATACCAAATAAAAAAATCTAATACTGGTGGTACTGATGCAGGAGAAATTTCATTAACTAAAGAAGGTATTCCTTCAGCAGTTATCTCTTTGCCATCTAGATATATTCATTCACCAGTTTCATTAATAAGTCTTAAAGACTATGATTACTTAAAAAAACTAATAAAATTATATTTGCAAGATTTGAATAAGGGGGAATTTTAA